In a genomic window of Hippocampus zosterae strain Florida unplaced genomic scaffold, ASM2543408v3 HiC_scaffold_163, whole genome shotgun sequence:
- the LOC127594484 gene encoding LOW QUALITY PROTEIN: uncharacterized protein LOC127594484 (The sequence of the model RefSeq protein was modified relative to this genomic sequence to represent the inferred CDS: substituted 5 bases at 5 genomic stop codons) has product MNVLIPLLSKPSDPLLKRETRPAIHFPNGIVYRGEWLGNQRDGRGVQMWPDGAQYEGEWRGDRANGHGKFTHADGDVYDGEWVNDRAEGQGKYQHKNGSTYTGQWRHDQQHGKGVEIWTDGSRYEGDYVEGRKXGQGAYFWPDGSVYRGSWVDNKITGEGRYEWFDERRYEGGWLNNNMHGKGVYVWKDGRRYEGEYAHDRKHGYGVYYWPNGRRYEGHWXNGKQHGTGVYVISXTXRYEGTWXNGKRVKLTS; this is encoded by the exons ATGAATGTACTGATT CCGCTGCTCAGCAAGCCTAGCGACCCCCTCCTCAAGCGCGAGACGCGACCGGCCATCCACTTCCCCAACGGCATCGTGTATAGGGGAGAGTGGCTGGGCAACCAGCGTGACGGCAGGGGTGTGCAGATGTGGCCTGATGGGGCTCAGTACGAGGGGGAGTGGCGAGGGGATCGAGCGAATGGACACGGTAAATTCACGCATGCAGATGGTGATGTCTACGATGGGGAATGGGTCAACGACCGGGCGGAGGGTCAGGGCAAATACCAGCACAAGAACGGATCCACCTACACAGGCCAGTGGCGGCACGACCAGCAGCATGGCAAAGGCGTGGAGATATGGACCGACGGCAGCAGATACGAAGGGGACTACGTCGAAGGCCGGAAGTAGGGCCAAGGCGCGTACTTCTGGCCAGACGGCAGTGTCTACCGCGGCAGCTGGGTAGACAACAAGATCACTGGCGAGGGGCGGTACGAATGGTTCGACGAGCGCAGGTATGAAGGCGGATGGCTgaacaacaacatgcatggcaagggAGTCTACGTCTGGAAGGATGGACGGCGCTACGAGGGTGAGTACGCGCACGACAGGAAGCATGGCTACGGGGTGTACTACTGGCCGAACGGTCGCCGCTACGAGGGGCATTGGTAGAACGGCAAGCAGCACGGCACCGGTGTCTACGTGATCTCCTAAACCTAGCGATACGAAGGCACATGGTAGAACGGCAAGCGAGTCAAACTCACCTCTTGA